GCGGCTGGGGCGCGTGAAGCCTTGAGTTTTTCGGCGCGGGCCTGGGCTTCGGTGACGTGTTCGGGGCTCAGGCCCATCTGGCTGACCACTTGGGCGGCCTGTTTCCAGTTGTCTTGATAGATCAGCAGTGTCACCAGGTTGATCGCTGCCAATGGGTCGTTCTGCTTGAGTTCCATGGCGGTCATGAATTCAAAGCGCGCGTCTTCCAGGCGCAGTTGATTGAGGTACACCACGCCCAGGTCATTGCGGATTTTCTCGTCGGTGGGCGCCAGCCGCGCCGCGCGCTGCAAGTGGGCCATGGCCTGGCCGTTGTCGCCTTTGGCCGACGCCAGCTGCCCCAGGCCGTGCTCGCCTTCGGCGGCCATGCAGGTGCCGAGCAGGCTGCGGTAAAGGGGCTCTGCCTCGTTGCGCCCGAGCAAACGATAAGCCTTGGCCTGGCGCAGTCGGACCTGGGGCAAACCGGCCGGCAAGCCCTGCAGGTTGGCCAGGCTGGCGTGCAGCTTGCCGTCGTTGGCCATTTCATCGGCCAGGTTCAACGACAGCTCCTGATCCGAGCTGGGCTTGGGGCAGCTGCCGGGGGCCGTCAGGGCGCTCCATGGGGTTTGGCCATTGGTGGCGCACCCCCCCAGCAGCAACAGGCTCAAACCGGCGATCAAGGCTTTCATCGGGACGCTCCTTATAAATTACTCAACGCCCGGGTGATACCGATGAACGCCGGCCCCCCGAGCACGATCAGCAAAGCGGGAAACAAAAACACCATCATCACCACTGACATCTTCGCCGACATCTTCGACACGAATTCCTGGATGCGCGTGAGGCGTCGGTCATCGAGCAATTGCTTGAGCGCCAGCAACGACTTCATCGCGCCGCCGCCTTGATGCACCAGTTGCTGAAGAATGATGCAGGTGTCGGTGAACTCATCCACGGCCAGCAGCCTGGCGGTGGTGCCCAGTTCCTCGCTGAGTTCCAGCCCGGAATCGACTCGGCTCAGAATCAGCCGCAGTTCATGGGTGAGGGCCGGCAGCAGGCGTTGCGCTTCGATGCTCAACACGCGCAACGCCTGTTCGACCGCCATGCCCGATTCGAACAGGATCCGCAGCAGCGGAATGAAGGTCGAGACCTCTTGGGCGATACGCTGCTGACGCGCCTTGGCCACGCTGGCCAGGATGCGCTTGGGCAACAGATAACCGACGCCCAGCGCGATCAGCGGCACCAGCCATGGCGAGTCGCTCTTGGGAAACAGCACCTGCTGAGCGATCACGGCAATGATCGACAGCAGCACCGGCGTGCCGATCTGGAAGGCGGCGAACATCGAGCGCTGGCTGGCCTTGCGCCAACCGACGCGATTGAGCAGCGTCTGGGTTTCGTTGTCCAGGCTGACCGAGCGTTGCGCCAGCGGGCTGTTGCCGAGCTGGCGCATCATTGCTCCGAGGCGGTGTTCGCGGCCCATCTGGCCCTGCAGGCGTTGGGCAACCAGGCGCTGACCACGCCGGTGCTTGATCAGATTGGCCAGTACCAACGCCAGGGCGGTCAGAAACAACACGGCGCTGATCAGTAGCGAAATAGCCATCTCATACACTCCGCAACATGCGCCACAAGGTGAAACAGCCGAGCACCTGCATGCCCAGGGCCACGAATAACAGCATGCGGCCGGTGCCATCGTTCCACATGGTCATCAGGTAGGCGGGGTTGACCGCCAGGAAATAACCCACCATGGAAATCGGCAGTGCCGTGAGCACGTAGGCGGTCACCCGGGTTTCACCGGTCAGGGCGCGCAGTTGGCGTGCAGCCTGCTCGCGCTCGCGGATCATCTTGATCAGGTTCTCCAGCAGCTCGCTGGCGTTGCCGCCATAGCGGTGGTTAACCTTCAAGCCCAAGGCGAACAGACGAAATTCATCACGCTCATAGAATTCGGCGAAGTCATGGACGGACTCCGGCAGGCTGACGCCCAGTTGCACGTTGCGCTGGATCCGACCCATGGCTGTTTTCAGCGGGTCTTCGGCTACCTCGATACCGCCCAGCACCGCGTCGGCCAGGGTGCGCCCGGCCTTGAGGCTGCGCACGGTGTGGTCGAGCAGCTGCGGCAGTTGTTCGATCATGCGCTTGATCCG
Above is a genomic segment from Pseudomonas sp. R5-89-07 containing:
- a CDS encoding tetratricopeptide repeat protein, which codes for MKALIAGLSLLLLGGCATNGQTPWSALTAPGSCPKPSSDQELSLNLADEMANDGKLHASLANLQGLPAGLPQVRLRQAKAYRLLGRNEAEPLYRSLLGTCMAAEGEHGLGQLASAKGDNGQAMAHLQRAARLAPTDEKIRNDLGVVYLNQLRLEDARFEFMTAMELKQNDPLAAINLVTLLIYQDNWKQAAQVVSQMGLSPEHVTEAQARAEKLKASRAPAAKAMDQIATVVDANSTPRN
- a CDS encoding type II secretion system F family protein, translated to MAISLLISAVLFLTALALVLANLIKHRRGQRLVAQRLQGQMGREHRLGAMMRQLGNSPLAQRSVSLDNETQTLLNRVGWRKASQRSMFAAFQIGTPVLLSIIAVIAQQVLFPKSDSPWLVPLIALGVGYLLPKRILASVAKARQQRIAQEVSTFIPLLRILFESGMAVEQALRVLSIEAQRLLPALTHELRLILSRVDSGLELSEELGTTARLLAVDEFTDTCIILQQLVHQGGGAMKSLLALKQLLDDRRLTRIQEFVSKMSAKMSVVMMVFLFPALLIVLGGPAFIGITRALSNL
- a CDS encoding type II secretion system F family protein, whose amino-acid sequence is MTGAILLLICVMLIGLSIRSFQNGLRRAQTERVLGRLAEGQPQLVQEAGSWSGVERMFLRAGLGKPSDSLGLWLAVWGLGVALGLMLASWPGLVVMLVLPPVLLRLYIAWRYQRRIKRMIEQLPQLLDHTVRSLKAGRTLADAVLGGIEVAEDPLKTAMGRIQRNVQLGVSLPESVHDFAEFYERDEFRLFALGLKVNHRYGGNASELLENLIKMIREREQAARQLRALTGETRVTAYVLTALPISMVGYFLAVNPAYLMTMWNDGTGRMLLFVALGMQVLGCFTLWRMLRSV